TGTATATGCTGCTGTGCTAACCACAGCTGGTCGCGAACAACTCACAGTTACACCTCTGTCTTTAGATACATTTATCGACATTGATGGCCAAGCGCTTGAACCAAATTGGCAAAAAGCGCAAAGCGTCACAGTCCATACTTATGGGGGAGCTAACTTTGTTGATGGCCAAACTCAAGTCGAGATTAAAGCGATGGCCAATGAGGATGAGGTCTATTTTTTATTTCGCTGGGCCGATCCCACGGCGAGTTTACAACACCTACCACTAGAAAAAACGGCACAAGGTTGGCAGGTGAAGGGGCATGGTTTTTATCAATATAACGAAACGCAATATTATGAAGACAAATTTGCCGTCATGCTCTCAGAGACTTGCGCTCACGGTGCGGATGGTACCGCACACCTTGGACCACAACCACTCAAGAATAAACCGAAAAATACCCACTCTAAAGGCTATCATGCCAGTTTAGATGGCAAAACTCGTGACTTATGGCATTGGAAAGCCGTACGCACTAACGACATGTTTTTAGCCGATGATAATTTTATTGGCGCACCGTTAAAACCACAAACAGGTTCAAGGCGATATACTGCAGGATACGCGACAGATAGCCACGAATCAGGTGTTTATGTGATGAATTGGCAATGGTACTCGCAACATGGTGTTACTCCCAAACGACTCCCCATATCCCCCTCAGTCAATAAATCACCCTCCGAAAAAGCCATTGGCACCTGGTTTGATTATCAACCCTATCAAACCAAACATGATACCTACCCTATCGGCACTTTATTACCCTCAGTGCTCTATCGCTCAAATCGTATAGAAGGCGATCGCGCTGATGTGCGAGCTAGAGGCCATTGGCAAGCAGGATTTTGGACCTTAGAGATGGTGCGAAAACGCGACACAGGTTCAACTAAAGATCTCAGGTTACAGGACAATACATGTTTATGGGTTAGTGCATTTGATGCCTCTCAAATCGCCCATACTCGCCACGATAGACCTCTGCAATTGGCGTTTTTAACACCATGAAAAAACGTATCTTAATAAGCTTATTTTTTATTGTTGGCCTTCTTTATCTGGGTGCATTACAGACCTCACCCACGCCATTGACCGATCCTAACTGGCAGAAAATATCATCCCAAGGCCAACCTTTAGGGCCCTGGCAAGGCCCGTGGGCCTGTATATTCGATAAACGACAACAGTTATTTTGGGAAACTAAAACCGACGATGAGTCGATTCATGATGGTAACTGGACCTATTCTTGGTTCCAAAACGGAATTGGCAAAGAAAATCATGGCGATTGTTACTTTGAAGACAAACGCTGTGATACCGACGATCTGATCCGCCGTACAAACCAACAGCAATTATGTGGCCAAACACAGTGGCGCTTACCTACCCAAGCAGAATTATTAGCACTAAAACAAACGCAAGATAGACCCGGACAAATC
This region of Pseudoalteromonas ulvae UL12 genomic DNA includes:
- a CDS encoding ethylbenzene dehydrogenase-related protein: MTHVLAILALFISLFTGLRISLVSHQDFAWLSAILPQGRVHTWHFYAGILLTCVAIYFVYYYKQLKRPTHNLKLKTRYHRLVNQFGYVVLILTLATGWIRWLSNGALAINANWHYYCVFGVVLYLFLHSYIYWLEQGARLVSRLIPRKLWHKKQTWITGLVCISGAVFVYAAVLTTAGREQLTVTPLSLDTFIDIDGQALEPNWQKAQSVTVHTYGGANFVDGQTQVEIKAMANEDEVYFLFRWADPTASLQHLPLEKTAQGWQVKGHGFYQYNETQYYEDKFAVMLSETCAHGADGTAHLGPQPLKNKPKNTHSKGYHASLDGKTRDLWHWKAVRTNDMFLADDNFIGAPLKPQTGSRRYTAGYATDSHESGVYVMNWQWYSQHGVTPKRLPISPSVNKSPSEKAIGTWFDYQPYQTKHDTYPIGTLLPSVLYRSNRIEGDRADVRARGHWQAGFWTLEMVRKRDTGSTKDLRLQDNTCLWVSAFDASQIAHTRHDRPLQLAFLTP
- a CDS encoding Lcl C-terminal domain-containing protein — protein: MKKRILISLFFIVGLLYLGALQTSPTPLTDPNWQKISSQGQPLGPWQGPWACIFDKRQQLFWETKTDDESIHDGNWTYSWFQNGIGKENHGDCYFEDKRCDTDDLIRRTNQQQLCGQTQWRLPTQAELLALKQTQDRPGQIAITTDYFIHMKHGDYWSSTHHQPLSGIFGHLKHGAVAVNMTDVSAVTLPYRNAAFVILVSEASSAP